The following are encoded in a window of Gossypium raimondii isolate GPD5lz chromosome 13, ASM2569854v1, whole genome shotgun sequence genomic DNA:
- the LOC105767557 gene encoding probable folate-biopterin transporter 7 codes for MSAKEDAKGRRPGKGKAKWIRILLGVGYWVQGFRCFPWMAVNFFLKDSVKVDSSTLQILQNSVNLPMVGKPIYGVVSDAVYISGQHRVPYIAIGAFLQAMSWLTIVILSQSNISIVTLSLYLLLSNLGASVAEVANDAIVAEMGKSENSQSASSGELQSFVWMASSVGGVLGNLLGGAAIDRFSPQSMFIFFGLLLVLQFLITISVPERSLNLPKSPSNVGIRKQLSGLSAALQKPEIAYSIAWFAASYAIIPALTGTMFFYQTQYLKIDAAVLGISKVFGQVVTLLWGIIYNRSFKSVQPRKLIETIQATMAVFMISDVLFVKGIYRQMGVPDSIYIVVFSGVLEVLFFFKILPFSILIAQLCPRGCEGSLMAFVMSAVALAFIVSGYLGVALASYLGVTGNDFSGLPLGLLIQAVCTFLPLFSSSWIPDQKSKTRTE; via the exons ATGTCAGCTAAAGAAGATGCCAAGGGAAGGCGGCCTGGGAAAGGGAAGGCCAAATGGATCCGGATTCTTCTCGGAGTTGGGTATTGGGTCCAAGGTTTCAGGTGTTTTCCATGGATGGCTGTTAACTTTTTTCTGAAAGATAGTGTTAAAGTAGACTCTTCAACTCTTCAAATTCTTCAGAATTCGGTTAATCTCCCTATGGTTGGGAAGCCCATCTATGGTGTCGTTTCCGATGCCGTTTATATTTCTGGCCAGCACCGTGTTCCTTATATCGCCATTGGTG CTTTCTTACAGGCAATGTCATGGCTAACAATAGTGATACTTTCACAATCAAACATATCAATTGTCACATTGAGCTTATATCTTCTCCTCAGTAACCTTGGCGCTTCAGTAGCTGAGGTTGCTAACGATGCCATTGTTGCTGAGATGGGTAAATCCGAAAATTCTCAATCAGCTTCCTCAGGTGAGCTCCAGTCATTTGTTTGGATGGCTTCTTCTGTTGGTGGAGTCCTAGGAAACCTGTTAGGTGGCGCTGCCATTGACAGATTTTCGCCCCAGTCAATGTTCATCTTTTTCGGACTTCTCCTTGTGCTCCAGTTTCTTATAACTATCTCTGTTCCTGAACGCTCTCTTAACCTTCCAAAAAGTCCATCAAATGTTGGGATCAGGAAACAGCTTTCAGGCCTTTCAGCTGCCCTACAAAAACCTGAGATAGCATACTCAATAGCCTGGTTTGCTGCATCATATGCCATAATTCCAGCACTGACAGGAACAATGTTCTTTTACCAAACACAGTATTTGAAGATTGATGCCGCTGTATTGGGAATTTCTAAGGTCTTTGGCCAGGTAGTAACTCTGTTATGGGGTATCATCTACAATCGTAGCTTCAAGTCAGTCCAACCAAGGAAACTGATTGAAACTATTCAGGCAACAATGGCAGTATTCATGATTTCAGATGTGTTGTTTGTTAAAGGGATTTATCGACAGATGGGGGTGCCAGACTCTATCTACATTGTGGTTTTCTCTGGTGTCTTGGAGGTTCTATTCTTCTTCAAGATCCTGCCGTTTAGTATTCTGATAGCTCAACTCTGCCCTCGAGGATGTGAAGGGTCTCTAATGGCATTTGTAATGTCTGCTGTTGCCCTTGCTTTCATAGTGAGCGGATACCTTGGTGTTGCATTGGCATCATACTTGGGGGTCACAGGAAATGATTTTTCTGGATTACCTCTTGGCCTTCTAATTCAGGCAGTTTGTACCTTCCTGCCGTTATTTTCTTCATCATGGATACCTGATCAGAAATCTAAAACCAGGACAGAGTAA